A segment of the Ailuropoda melanoleuca isolate Jingjing unplaced genomic scaffold, ASM200744v2 unplaced-scaffold10984, whole genome shotgun sequence genome:
AAGTAAAGTAAGAGAAGGGATAGGAAGAAATGTTGAAAGGTTGGAACATTAATGAGAGTCCTGGCAGAAAAGAGACATGTGAGGAGTGTTTACTTAAAGATCTCCTCAAAAGTGGTAGGCAAAGTTAGCTATAACCAACAAGAATAATTAAGATTCTCAGACCTCTTAgcttgaaggagagagaaagaaaaaaaaaatttctaaaacaatgtTCAGAGGGAATAAGGGGCTAGAAGGAAATGACCTCTAGAAGAGCTGTGGGGTTCTAGGTCTAGTTGATTCTAACgtgttgtttggtttggtttttaatttcttcccagGTACAATCCGTAGCTTTTTCTGAATTCATTTGAAGAATTTGGAGGAAATCcaattttcctcttccctccacacACAATGACTTTGGGATCCCTGGAAAGCAGCAGCAACAATTCTTCCACCTTTCTGCTGAGTGGCATTCCTGGGCTGGAGCACATGCACATCTGGATCTCCATCCCATTGTGCTTTATATACCTGGTTTCCATCCTGGGCAACTGTACAATCCTTTTTATCATTAAAACAGAGCCCTCACTCGATGAGCCTATGTACCTCTTCTTGTCCATGCTGGCTGTGACTGACCTGGGTCTGTCTCTTTGCACCCTCCCCACAGTGCTAGGCATCTTTTGGATTGGGGCACGAGATATTGGTCATGATGCCTGTTTTGCCCAGCTCTTTTTCATTCACTGCTTGTCCTTCCTGGAGTCTTCTGTGCTACTGTCCATGGCCTTTGACCGTTTTGTGGCCATTTGTCGCCCCTTGCACTATGCTTCCATTCTCACCAACACGGTCATTGGCAGGATTGGCCTGGCTTCTCTAGGCCGTAGTGTAGCACTCATTTTCCCATTGCCTTTTATGCTCAAAAGATTCCCCTATTGTGGCTCCCCAGTTCTCTCACATTCCTATTGTCTCCACCAGGAAGTGATGAAATTGGCCTNATTTTGTGGCCATTTGTTGCCCCTTGCACTATGCTTCCATTCTCACCAACACGGTCATTGGCAGGATTGGCCTGGCTTCTCTAGGCCGCAGTGTAGCACTCATTTTCCCATTGCCTTTTATGCTCAAAAGATTCCCCTATTGTGGCTCCCCAGTTCTCTCACATTCCTATTGTCTCCACCAGGAAGTGATGAAATTGGCCTGTGCAGACATCAAAGCCAACAGCGTCTATGGCATGTTTGTCACTGTTTCAACAGTGGGTATAGACTCACTGCTCATTCTCTTCTCCTGTGCCTTGATCCTGCGTACTGTGCTGTCCATTGCATCCAGGGCTGAGAGATTCAAAGCTCTTAACACCTGTGTCTCCCACATCTGTGCTGTGCTCCTCTTCTACACTCCCGTGATTGGCTTGTCTGTCATCCACCGCTTTGGGATGCAGGCACCTCATCTGGTCCAGGTGATCATGGGCTTTGTGTACCCCTTATT
Coding sequences within it:
- the LOC117797672 gene encoding olfactory receptor 51G2-like, coding for MTLGSLESSSNNSSTFLLSGIPGLEHMHIWISIPLCFIYLVSILGNCTILFIIKTEPSLDEPMYLFLSMLAVTDLGLSLCTLPTVLGIFWIGARDIGHDACFAQLFFIHCLSFLESSVLLSMAFDRFVAICRPLHYASILTNTVIGRIGLASLGRSVALIFPLPFMLKRFPYCGSPVLSHSYCLHQEVMKLACADIKANSVYGMFVTVSTVGIDSLLILFSCALILRTVLSIASRAERFKALNTCVSHICAVLLFYTPVIGLSVIHRFGMQAPHLVQVIMGFVYPLFPPLLNPIVYSVKTKQIRDRVTHAFCC